The Dyadobacter sp. 676 DNA window AACACCGATCCGACTCAGCTTTTCACAAACCGCCAATCCTTGGGCGATACCCCGAAGCGGTTTTTGAAAACAGTCGAAAAATAGCTTTGCGAGGTAAACCCGGTTTGATCGGCGATCTCGGCCATGGTCAGGTCCGGGTTCAGAAGCAACGAGCATGCTTTTTCCAGGCGGAGATTCAGAATGAGGTCGTTGGCACCACCACCCAGGAGCGCTTTCGTTTTTCGGAAAAGCTGCACGCGCGACAGGCCCAACTCTTTGCCCAGGGATTCTACCGTCAGGCCCGGGTCGTCCAGCCGGGAGACGATCAGCGCGCGGAGTTCGTTCAGGAATTTTTTATCGAGCCGCGAGAGCCCGGCTTCGGCGTCGGGCATACCCCGGCCGATTTGTGCGCTGCGCAGCAATTGCCGGTTGGCCAGCAGGCTCCGGATGCTTTCTTGCAGGAATTGCGGGCTGAATGGTTTCGTAAGGTACATGTCCGCCCGCGCCTGCATGCCCTCCACCTGTTGTTCGGGGGTGTTTCTGGCGGTAAGCAGGATCACCGGAATGTGCGACGTGCGCAAATCCGCTTTCAATGTGGAAGTTATTTGCAGGCCGTCCATTCCCGGTAGCATTACGTCGCAAACGATCAGGTCGGGTACGGTTTCGAAGCATTGGTCCAGGCCGGCAAGGCCGTCGGTGGCGGTCGAGACCTGATAGTGATTTTGCAAAAGTCCTGCCATGAACCCGAGCAGATCCTCGTTGTCTTCGATGAGCAATACCGCGGGCTGGTCCTTTTGTACAGCCGTAGCGGGCCGTTCTTCCGTTTCGGCGATCGTCCAGTCAACGGAGCGGTCGACGGGGTCTGCAACCGGGTCGGCTATGTCTTCGGGCCGCAAATGTGCCGTACCCAGCGGCAAAGTAACGGTAAAAGTAGCGCCTTCGTCCTTTTTCCCGTCGGCTATGATCGTTCCCTGGTGCAGCTCCACGAACTCGCGCGATAACGGTAACCCGAGTCCCGTACCCTTGATCGAGTTTTTCCCCTGGTAAAACATCTCGAATGCGCCGGCAATGTCCGTTTCGCTCAGCCCGGAGCCATTGTCCTGCACCTTGATAACCACATGGTCGCTGATCCTGGACAGGTGGATATGAATGCGTCCCCAGTCGGAGGTGAACTTGAATGCATTGGAAAGCAGGTTGAAAAACACCTTGTCCATCATATCGCGGTCGAACCACACTTCCAGGCTGGGCAATGTGGTAATGAGGCGAAAATCGATCCGGCGTTTCCGGGCCACCTGATCGAACGGCAGCATAAGTTCGCGAATGAAAGCGACGATATCGCTGCCCGAAGCCTGCACGCGGATCTTCCCGCTTTCGATCTTGCGGAAATCCATCAGTTGGTTCACGAGCCATAGCAGCCGCTTCGCATTCTTTTGCACCAGTGAAAGATTCTTTCTCGCGGCCGGGTTTTCATTTTTTTGTTTTAAAAGCTCTTCCACCGGCCCGAGGATGAGTGTCAGCGGCGTCCTGAATTCATGGGAAATATTGGTAAAGAACCTGAATTTGGACTCGGTCGCTTCCTGTGCTTTTTCGGCAATGTCCTGAATGCGGTTGCGCTGAACCAGGATTTCCTGGTTTTTCGAGTTCAGCTCCCGGTTGATCTTCTTATTTTCGATCAGCGAATACAAGGCGACGGAGCCCAGGATGATGGATACGATAAAAAGCCCCGTCATCACGTACAGCAGCCCGCGCTGGGTCTGGTAAATTTCCAGCTGCTCGTCGATCCGGGCTTGCTGGCGTTCGATATCGTTTTGCTGCGAGATCATCTTGTCGGTCTGCATTTTGATCATCCGCACATTCGACGAGTCGATGATGGCGGTTTGCAGCAGGTTTTCTTTCTGATAAGGCTGCTTTTGCAGGATGTTCATCGCTATCCGTGCCGCTTCTTCGCCGCCTGTCGGATATAGGGCCGTGGCGGTAATGTGGCCATCGTACACCATCTGAATATCCCCGAATTGCCCCGGCAGGCCGTCGACGCCGATCACACGGATCTTGCGGTCGGGAAAAACTTCATTACAAACCTCCCGGGCGCCCATCGCCATGACCTCGTTCTGGGCGAAGATCAGGTCGAGGTCCGGGAAGCGCGGTAATGTCTCGCGCAGTTGTTTTTTGGCGATCTCCTTCTCCCACTGACCATTCAGCGTAGCCATGCGCCGGATACCCGGCTGGCCCGCGAGGGCATCCACGAGGCCGCGGTGGCGGTCGGAGGCGGGCGAGGAGCGTGGCAGCCCGGTGATTTCGATGATCTTGCCCTCGCCCCGCAGCAGCGTGACGATGTACTCGCCCACGGTTTTGCCTACCTGGTAATTATCTCCGCCCACATATGCGGTGTAATAGGGAGAGGAAGTGCGCCTGTCGACCACCACCACCGGAATCCCTTTCCTGAACACCTTTTCGATCACAGGCGTGAGCGGGTCCGATTCGTTGGGCGACACGATCAGCAGGTGAATGCCGCTTTGCAACAATTCCTCGATCTGCTTCACCTGAACGGCGCTGTTGGCGTGGGCGTCCTTGAAAATCAGTTTCGTATTGTTGTGAAATGCCAGTTCGCGCTCCATGCCGTCGAGCATGGCACGCCTCCATTCGTCGTCGCCGGTGCATTGCGAAAAGCCGATGACGTAGTTTTCCCGCTGTTTTTCGGCACAGCCCGCAAACAACGTCAGCAGCAGGAAAGCGATCAGCACGAATCTCATGGGCATGAAAATACAAAATAAAGGCGCATCCCCGGCTATTCCATCGAGGGTTTAAGCGCCGTGTACCGCAAATCCCTTAGCCGTATGCCCTTTGACGATTTGATCGTCAAGTCCGACATCGGGGTATCCGGGAAGAAGATATCCGTCATGACGGTAAGGCCGCCGTCCGCAAAAAGCTCCACCGAGGCCACATCTGCCACGAGCGTCAATGCAATCCCCGAGTCCTTCGATAGTCTCGGGGCGGTGTGCTTTTGCCCGAAACCCGCTTCGAAGTCCGTCTTGCCCGATCTGGAACGGTCGATGTAATATTGGTTGGAGGCCTTGTCGTACCCGATCAACAGCTCGTTGCCCGATTTATTGGAAAGTACCAGTTCGAAATCGTCGGCAGTGGCGGTTTTGAAATCCATGCGGAACAGGCCGGAAGCATTTCCGCCTTTCGGCGACAGCTGTACGGGTGCTTTCACGGCAATTTCGCTTTTCGAAACGACCTCACCTTCAATGGCTTCCAGTTCCTTCGCCGGGATAGACGTGAGGTACAATTCCTTGCCCGCCGCTTTCAGGCCCAGCTCGCGGGAAATCGTGTTGGCGCTGCGCCATGGGTCGGTCGGTACCTGGTTGGCATATTGCCAATTGCTCATCCAGCCCATCAGCAGCGTGCGGTTGCCGGTGTTCGAGAAAGTGACGGCAGCATAGTTGTCGGCGCCCCAGTCGAGCCATTTGATTTCTTTGGAATAAGGGGTAAATGTCCTGCCATCGAAATCGCCGACGAAGTACTGGCCTGCCGAGCCCTTGTTCGGACCGCCGGGGTTGATATTCACGATCAATACCCACACCTGCCTGCCTTCGTGCGTGAGCGGGAACAGGTCCGGGCATTCCCACACCCCGCCATGCGCGCCCGCATCGGCACCGAACTCGCTTTCCTTCGACCATTTTTTGAGATCCGGGGAGGAATAAAAAGTAATACGGTCCTTCGTGGCGAGGGTCATTATCCACTTTTTTTGCGGTTCGTACCACCGCACTTTCGGGTCGCGGAAATCGGAAATGCCGGGGTTAGGTAACACCGGGTTGCCGCTGTACTTGGTCCAGGTTTTACCTTCGTCGAGGCTGTATGCGATGCTCTGGTATTCGTGGCGGCCGGTTTTCTGCTTTTCCAAAACAGGGTTATGATGCGTGAAAATGGCTACCAGAGGCACTTTGCCGTCCTTTCCGAAGCCGGAAGTATTGTTCACATCCACCACGGCACTGCCCGAGAAAATGTAACCCAGGCTGTCAGGATAAAGGGCAATGGGCTGTTCTTTCCAGTACAGCATATCCTTGCTCGTGGCATGGCCCCAGTGCATGGGGCCCCACACTTTGGCCTCCGGGTAGTATTGGTAAAACAAATGGTAAGTGCCATTGTGGAACACCATCCCGTTCGGATCGTTCATCCAGTGGGCTTTCGGCGAGAAGTGGAACTGGGGACGGTATTTTTCAGGGGTGTCCTGGGCGTTTGCGGATGACGCAAGTAGCGCGGCGACGAGTATCGAAGTGATCGTTTTTCTCATGTTTTATTTTTTGTGCCACGAAGGCACGAAAATTCACGAAACGTATTCGTGTTTAATTCGTGTCTTCGTGGCAAATTAAACTTAGTATCCAGGATTCTGAACATATAGCCCCTTCGTAAAGCTGATCTCCCGCTGCGGGATAGGCAGATATTCATCCCGCCCCGCAGTGAATTTGGCAGTCGCCAGGAAAGGCCTTCTTACTTTTTCCTTTTCAAGATACGCATTCAACGTCTGCTCCGCGATACCCCAGCGCACCAGATCGAAGAAACGCGGGCTTTCCGTCGCGAATTCGAGCCTTCTTTCCCAGCGCAGCGCCTTTCTGGCGTAATCCTGCGTCCAGCCCGAAGCGGGATATTCCCTGATATGATACTTCGAAGGGGAACTGCCATCCGTCTTTTTCAGCCGCGCGGTACTCGCGGCGGCACGTCTGCGGATCTGGTTGATGAGCGGCAATGCCAATGCGTGCTGTCCGAGCTCGATGTACGCCTCGGCCTGCATGAGCAGCACGTCGTCGTAACGGATAATGTCGATGTTTTTGGAGCTGCCGATGAACGGCCCTTCCTTGTGGTACGACGGGCTCGTGGCCAACTGCTGTTCTTTCATCGTATGGAAAAACCCATATACCCCCGGGTCGCGCACCCAGCTGTTGCTGAACGGCTTGGTTGCATCGTATTTGTAAGGATGGCCATCGATGCCGATGGTATGGTCCACGCGCGGGTCGACCGTCTCGGTAGCAAAATCGACGTTTTTATCATTGAACGTCTCGAAGAGCGGCAAGCCGTCGGCGTCGGTCCGGTAAGCATTGGCGAGGTTCTGGCTGGGCTGGTGGAAGCCGCAGCAGCCGTATTGCGGCGCGCCGTGCGGATAATTGAGGCCGGTTACATAGCTGAGGCGACCTACCGCTGTGCCGTCGTTGATGGAATACTGGATCGCGAAAATGGATTCGGGGCCGTTTTCAGTCTCGGCAATGAAGTTTTCGGCGAAATCGGGTTGCAGACTGTACTGGCCGGAGCCGATCACCTGCTGGGTGAGCGTTACGACTTCCTGCAAACGGTTTTTGTTGATCGCCGTCACCTTGTGGTTTGCGTCCTGCTCATATGCCTGGAAAAGCCGCAGTTTGGCGAGGTATGCGGCTGCCGACAGCTTATTGGCCCGGCCGATCTGGCTTTGCTTCTGCGGCAGGTTGTCGACCGCGAACCGGAAGTCCTCGCCGATCTTGTTCCAGAGCTCGTCGTTGGAATACCGCACGTTGGACTCTTTCAGAATATCGTCGCTCGACAGCTTTTCATCGATGTAGGGAATATTCTTGAACAGCATTTTAAGCATAAAGTGTGAATGTCCGCGCAGGAAACGCATTTCGGCAATGCGGGTAGTGCGCAGCGGGAATTCCGCCTCGGTTAACGCGTCGAGGCTGTTGAGGGCGGCGTTGGCCCTCGAAATCGCTTTGTAAAAATTTTCCCAGGTGAATGGATGCATCATCCCGAAATCGGGGCGAGTAAGATTGTAGTGCTCGTAAAAGTCGACTTCCGCCACGTCCGATACGCCGCCTCCGCCCTTGTAGGCGTCGTCGGAGCGGACGCTGCCGTAAACCCACATGCTGGTCATGGGGCCGATCATATCGTCGTTGCCGATGCCCGCGTAAGCCGCGGTGCAAAGCGATTCGGCCGCGGACGCGGATTTGAGGTTTTCCGACGACAGCAGCCCTTCCGGCTGGTAATCTAGGAAGTCGTTGCAGGAGGTATTGACCAGCATTGTCCCACTGACAATCAGGCCGAATATGTATTTGCTTTTCATACAATGTGCTTTTCCGGGAGTTAGAAAGAAATGTTCAAACCAAATGTGAATGTCCTTGGGATCGGGATGGCGTTGATGTCCGTCCGCTCGGGGTCCGGGCCGCTGAACTGCTTCGATTTGATCAGGAAGAGGTTTTCGGCCATCAGGTACATCCGCACGCGTTGCAGCCTGATCTTCTGCACCAACTCCTGGTTCAGCGCGTAACCCAGCTGAATGTTGCGCAGTTTGAAATAGGAAGTATTGACATTGAAATAATCTGAAGAACGCGTCTCGTTATTGGCATCCGACAACGACAATGCGGGGATTTTGGAACCGGTATTGGTTGGCGACCAGGCATCGAACACGCCCGGGCCTACATTCTCGCGGCCGCGGATGAAGTTGTTGTAGAAGGTATAAATATCGAATCCCTTCCGGCCTGCGATGCCCGAGCCGAAAACGGCGAGATCGAACGACTTATAGAATGCCTCCACTTTCAGATTGTACTCAAAGGCAGGCAGGGTTGTGCCGAAAAACACCCGGTCGAGGTCGTCGATACGGTTATCGCCATTGGTATCCACGTAACGGATGCGGCCCGGGCCTGCGCCCACCTGCGCGGGAGCGGCGTCCACTTCGGCCTGGTTCTGGAAGAGGCCATTGGTTTTGTAACCAAACAAATCGAACTGCGAATGGCCGAGGATCGTCTGGATCGCGTTACCGGGGTAGGCGGCGCGCACTTCTTCGGGCAGGGATGTGATTTTATCGCGGAAACGGCTCACGCCCGCCATGATATTGTAGGTAAAATCGCCCTTTGGCCGCGCGTAGTATCCCGCCGAGAACTCGAAGCCCCTGTTGGACTTCGCCGCGCCGTTCAGCACGCGCAATTGCCCTTCGCCTACCGCGGAAGCCACCGGCGGGGTGATAAGGATATCGCTGGTTTTGCGCGTAAAGTAGTCGAACGACCCCTGGATCATCCCGTCGAAAAGCCCGAAGTCGAGCCCGAAATTGGCCTCGTCGGTGGTTTCCCATTTCAGGTTGGGATTAGCGCCCTGGATCGACACGAAGCCCGAGGGCAGGTTGCCTGTGTTGGCCCCATTGAGGTCATAGGCCGTGCCGATATTATAGAACTGGTCGAAAAAGCTGTTATGGCCGTTCGGAAATTGCGACTGGCGGGCGCCGTACCGCGTATCATACAATCCGAAGCGGGCGAGGTCCCCGATCTCCTGGTTTCCAACCCTGCCGACCCCGGCCCGCAGTTTCAGATTGCTGATCCTGGTAATGCCTTTGAAAAAACTCTCTTTATCGATGCGCCAGCCCACAGAGGCCGCGGGGAAAATACCATAGGCATTCTCGGACCCGAAGCGGGAGGAGCCGTCGCGACGGATGGTGATCGCGGCCAGGTAGCGGTCCGAAAAGCCGTAATCGATCCGGGCGAACTGCGACAACAGCCTGCTGCCCGAGCCGGAACCGGTCACATTGGTATTGCCCGTACCCGCGTTGAGCACAAAATATTCCTTCGTTTGCACCGCGAAACCTTCTTTCCTCGCTATTTCAAAATCGGAGTCGTTTTTAATAGCCTCGATACCCGCCAGGAACTTGAAATGATTGTTGCCGAGGTCGAGGTTGTAGCGGGCGGTGTTCGACCAGGTAATGCTGAGAAAACGGTTCTGGTCGATCGTCAGGCTGTTGTTCGCGCGGCCGAACGAGCCTTCTTCGAAAGACTGTTCGATGTTTTTGAAACGGTAGGCCGCATTGTCGGCTCCGAGGCTGGTTTTGAGAAAGAAATTTTTAAAAGGCTGGATTTCCACGAACACATTTCCGAACAGCGTCAGCCGGTGCGCGTTGTCCCATTTGTTGATCTCCTGCATGTGCAGCGGATTGTTACGGTCGGAATAGCCCGAACCGATAGCGCCGCCCCACGAACCGTCTTTGGCATATACCGGAATGGTAGGCGCCAGCGTAACCGCCA harbors:
- a CDS encoding glycoside hydrolase family 32 protein — protein: MRKTITSILVAALLASSANAQDTPEKYRPQFHFSPKAHWMNDPNGMVFHNGTYHLFYQYYPEAKVWGPMHWGHATSKDMLYWKEQPIALYPDSLGYIFSGSAVVDVNNTSGFGKDGKVPLVAIFTHHNPVLEKQKTGRHEYQSIAYSLDEGKTWTKYSGNPVLPNPGISDFRDPKVRWYEPQKKWIMTLATKDRITFYSSPDLKKWSKESEFGADAGAHGGVWECPDLFPLTHEGRQVWVLIVNINPGGPNKGSAGQYFVGDFDGRTFTPYSKEIKWLDWGADNYAAVTFSNTGNRTLLMGWMSNWQYANQVPTDPWRSANTISRELGLKAAGKELYLTSIPAKELEAIEGEVVSKSEIAVKAPVQLSPKGGNASGLFRMDFKTATADDFELVLSNKSGNELLIGYDKASNQYYIDRSRSGKTDFEAGFGQKHTAPRLSKDSGIALTLVADVASVELFADGGLTVMTDIFFPDTPMSDLTIKSSKGIRLRDLRYTALKPSME
- a CDS encoding TonB-dependent receptor, which produces MRKILLLVAFAVACVVNMPAHAQNRAQVKGVVRSADGEPLPGVNVLEKGTSNGAVTDVSGAYAITPVAGATLVFSYIGMQTKEVAIGDRTAIDITLDYDQKSLNEVVVVGYTSSKKEDLTGAIAVVDMAPLKNISSGNPMQALQGRVPGLYIEKTGSPNGTNSRILIRGANTLGNTDPLYIIDGVPTKRPEVFQGLNPNSIESIQVLKDASASSIYGSRASNGVIIVTTKNGSNANGKINIDFNTSISAQSEKYARFKMLNAVDRGRALWQASVNDKVNPEDGYGALYQFDWNRDFSNPVLNSVKVQPFVGGNPSMPAGDTDWQKVMYKTGIVTNNELTISGGNGASSLQINLGYYKNTGMLRYTDYDKLSGRINGLTSAFDGKLKIGANMQLASSNETLASTDIGGAATPGLAVTLAPTIPVYAKDGSWGGAIGSGYSDRNNPLHMQEINKWDNAHRLTLFGNVFVEIQPFKNFFLKTSLGADNAAYRFKNIEQSFEEGSFGRANNSLTIDQNRFLSITWSNTARYNLDLGNNHFKFLAGIEAIKNDSDFEIARKEGFAVQTKEYFVLNAGTGNTNVTGSGSGSRLLSQFARIDYGFSDRYLAAITIRRDGSSRFGSENAYGIFPAASVGWRIDKESFFKGITRISNLKLRAGVGRVGNQEIGDLARFGLYDTRYGARQSQFPNGHNSFFDQFYNIGTAYDLNGANTGNLPSGFVSIQGANPNLKWETTDEANFGLDFGLFDGMIQGSFDYFTRKTSDILITPPVASAVGEGQLRVLNGAAKSNRGFEFSAGYYARPKGDFTYNIMAGVSRFRDKITSLPEEVRAAYPGNAIQTILGHSQFDLFGYKTNGLFQNQAEVDAAPAQVGAGPGRIRYVDTNGDNRIDDLDRVFFGTTLPAFEYNLKVEAFYKSFDLAVFGSGIAGRKGFDIYTFYNNFIRGRENVGPGVFDAWSPTNTGSKIPALSLSDANNETRSSDYFNVNTSYFKLRNIQLGYALNQELVQKIRLQRVRMYLMAENLFLIKSKQFSGPDPERTDINAIPIPRTFTFGLNISF
- a CDS encoding RagB/SusD family nutrient uptake outer membrane protein: MKSKYIFGLIVSGTMLVNTSCNDFLDYQPEGLLSSENLKSASAAESLCTAAYAGIGNDDMIGPMTSMWVYGSVRSDDAYKGGGGVSDVAEVDFYEHYNLTRPDFGMMHPFTWENFYKAISRANAALNSLDALTEAEFPLRTTRIAEMRFLRGHSHFMLKMLFKNIPYIDEKLSSDDILKESNVRYSNDELWNKIGEDFRFAVDNLPQKQSQIGRANKLSAAAYLAKLRLFQAYEQDANHKVTAINKNRLQEVVTLTQQVIGSGQYSLQPDFAENFIAETENGPESIFAIQYSINDGTAVGRLSYVTGLNYPHGAPQYGCCGFHQPSQNLANAYRTDADGLPLFETFNDKNVDFATETVDPRVDHTIGIDGHPYKYDATKPFSNSWVRDPGVYGFFHTMKEQQLATSPSYHKEGPFIGSSKNIDIIRYDDVLLMQAEAYIELGQHALALPLINQIRRRAAASTARLKKTDGSSPSKYHIREYPASGWTQDYARKALRWERRLEFATESPRFFDLVRWGIAEQTLNAYLEKEKVRRPFLATAKFTAGRDEYLPIPQREISFTKGLYVQNPGY
- a CDS encoding substrate-binding domain-containing protein, with amino-acid sequence MPMRFVLIAFLLLTLFAGCAEKQRENYVIGFSQCTGDDEWRRAMLDGMERELAFHNNTKLIFKDAHANSAVQVKQIEELLQSGIHLLIVSPNESDPLTPVIEKVFRKGIPVVVVDRRTSSPYYTAYVGGDNYQVGKTVGEYIVTLLRGEGKIIEITGLPRSSPASDRHRGLVDALAGQPGIRRMATLNGQWEKEIAKKQLRETLPRFPDLDLIFAQNEVMAMGAREVCNEVFPDRKIRVIGVDGLPGQFGDIQMVYDGHITATALYPTGGEEAARIAMNILQKQPYQKENLLQTAIIDSSNVRMIKMQTDKMISQQNDIERQQARIDEQLEIYQTQRGLLYVMTGLFIVSIILGSVALYSLIENKKINRELNSKNQEILVQRNRIQDIAEKAQEATESKFRFFTNISHEFRTPLTLILGPVEELLKQKNENPAARKNLSLVQKNAKRLLWLVNQLMDFRKIESGKIRVQASGSDIVAFIRELMLPFDQVARKRRIDFRLITTLPSLEVWFDRDMMDKVFFNLLSNAFKFTSDWGRIHIHLSRISDHVVIKVQDNGSGLSETDIAGAFEMFYQGKNSIKGTGLGLPLSREFVELHQGTIIADGKKDEGATFTVTLPLGTAHLRPEDIADPVADPVDRSVDWTIAETEERPATAVQKDQPAVLLIEDNEDLLGFMAGLLQNHYQVSTATDGLAGLDQCFETVPDLIVCDVMLPGMDGLQITSTLKADLRTSHIPVILLTARNTPEQQVEGMQARADMYLTKPFSPQFLQESIRSLLANRQLLRSAQIGRGMPDAEAGLSRLDKKFLNELRALIVSRLDDPGLTVESLGKELGLSRVQLFRKTKALLGGGANDLILNLRLEKACSLLLNPDLTMAEIADQTGFTSQSYFSTVFKNRFGVSPKDWRFVKS